One window from the genome of Enterobacteriaceae bacterium Kacie_13 encodes:
- a CDS encoding YciY family protein, which produces MKRSKNEVGRWRMLRQTQRRRSRWLEGQSRRYRHIYRIRQIHHQQHQRLSLYAVNYEWSS; this is translated from the coding sequence ATGAAACGCAGTAAAAATGAAGTCGGTCGCTGGCGTATGTTACGCCAGACTCAGCGCCGGAGAAGCCGCTGGCTGGAAGGTCAGTCGAGACGCTATCGTCACATCTACCGTATTCGTCAAATCCACCACCAACAACATCAACGCCTGTCATTGTATGCCGTGAATTACGAATGGAGTTCGTGA
- a CDS encoding YciI family protein: MLYVIYSEDVSDSLEKRAAARPAHIERLKKLQALGRVLIGGPTPAIDSEDPGAAGMTGSLLVVEFETLEAAKSWADADPYVEAGVYKAVTVKPFKRVF, from the coding sequence ATGCTTTACGTTATTTATTCTGAAGATGTATCCGACTCACTGGAAAAACGTGCGGCTGCCCGCCCTGCGCATATTGAAAGACTTAAGAAATTGCAGGCTTTGGGTCGTGTGTTAATCGGTGGGCCGACGCCGGCAATCGACAGTGAAGATCCCGGTGCTGCGGGCATGACCGGTTCACTGCTGGTGGTAGAGTTTGAAACCCTGGAAGCCGCGAAATCCTGGGCGGATGCTGACCCGTATGTCGAGGCCGGTGTATATAAAGCCGTCACCGTAAAACCCTTTAAACGCGTCTTCTGA
- a CDS encoding TonB family protein has translation MPLKKFRFIRKVSLPVALSVGLHAVVIAAVLYVTVSDALKLPVQEQKVMSVTMVNPADFAPPPPPPQAEPTPPEPEPEPEVVPEPPPPPEAVVIPEPPKPKPKPVKKPVVKPKVKPVERPVEKPTQTVQTAPVTSNQPVTKPVSQPPASSNTQSTSGPRPLERGKPFYPARALALRIDGRVRVQFDVDSDGRVENVRILSAEPRNMFEREVKQAMRKWRYEPKAASNLVVNLVFKVEGGSSVE, from the coding sequence ATGCCGCTAAAAAAGTTTAGGTTTATTCGCAAGGTTTCTTTGCCGGTGGCGCTTTCCGTCGGCTTACATGCTGTAGTTATTGCCGCCGTGCTGTATGTCACGGTCAGTGACGCACTTAAATTGCCAGTGCAGGAACAGAAGGTCATGAGCGTGACGATGGTCAATCCTGCCGACTTTGCGCCGCCGCCGCCGCCACCTCAGGCGGAACCGACGCCACCGGAACCTGAGCCAGAACCGGAAGTGGTACCTGAGCCGCCACCGCCGCCGGAGGCTGTGGTTATTCCTGAACCACCGAAACCTAAACCGAAACCGGTGAAAAAGCCGGTGGTGAAGCCGAAGGTCAAACCCGTTGAGCGTCCGGTAGAAAAACCAACGCAAACTGTGCAGACGGCTCCGGTGACCAGTAATCAGCCGGTGACGAAACCGGTCAGCCAGCCGCCAGCGTCAAGCAATACGCAAAGCACCAGCGGCCCGCGTCCGCTTGAACGTGGTAAACCGTTCTATCCGGCACGCGCGTTAGCGCTGCGCATTGATGGACGCGTCCGCGTGCAGTTTGACGTGGACAGCGACGGTCGCGTAGAGAACGTGCGTATTCTCTCGGCAGAGCCGCGCAACATGTTTGAACGTGAAGTAAAACAGGCGATGCGTAAGTGGCGCTATGAACCTAAAGCGGCCAGTAATCTGGTGGTCAATCTGGTGTTCAAAGTAGAAGGCGGTTCTTCCGTCGAATAA
- the yciA gene encoding acyl-CoA thioester hydrolase YciA: MNEKHSLPNGEMVLRTLAMPADTNANGDIFGGWLMSQMDMGGAIQAKEIAKGRVVTVRVDGMTFLKPVAVGDVVCCYARCIRTGNSSITINVEVWVKKVSSEPIGQRYRATEAVFTYVAVDEEGKSRQLPDGRSNFSVDSEGVSQD; the protein is encoded by the coding sequence ATGAACGAAAAACATAGCTTACCCAATGGTGAAATGGTGCTGCGCACGCTGGCAATGCCTGCGGATACCAATGCGAATGGCGATATCTTCGGCGGATGGTTAATGTCGCAGATGGATATGGGCGGTGCTATCCAGGCGAAGGAGATCGCCAAAGGTCGCGTAGTGACGGTTCGCGTGGATGGCATGACATTCCTCAAGCCGGTCGCCGTCGGTGACGTCGTATGCTGCTACGCACGCTGCATCCGCACCGGCAACAGCTCCATCACCATCAATGTAGAAGTCTGGGTCAAGAAAGTCTCTTCCGAGCCGATCGGACAGCGTTACAGAGCCACTGAAGCGGTCTTTACCTATGTCGCCGTGGATGAAGAAGGCAAATCACGCCAGCTTCCAGACGGGCGAAGTAATTTCAGTGTTGATTCTGAAGGTGTTTCGCAGGATTGA
- a CDS encoding septation protein A — translation MKQLLDFLPLIVFFVVYKLYDIFVASGALIAATALALVITWVMYRKIEKMTLITFAMVAVFGTLTLVFHNDEFIKWKVTVIYVLFSGALLISQLVLKKPLIQRMLGKELTLPDHVWNKLNVSWAIFFLVCGLANIYVAFWLPQNIWVNFKVFGLTALTLVFTLLSGVYIYRHMPDEEKK, via the coding sequence ATGAAGCAGCTCCTCGATTTTCTTCCCCTGATTGTCTTTTTTGTGGTGTATAAGCTTTACGACATTTTTGTCGCATCGGGCGCGTTAATTGCCGCCACCGCACTGGCTCTGGTCATCACCTGGGTGATGTACCGCAAAATTGAAAAAATGACGCTGATCACCTTCGCGATGGTTGCCGTTTTCGGCACCCTGACGCTGGTTTTCCATAATGACGAATTCATTAAATGGAAAGTGACCGTGATTTACGTTCTGTTCTCCGGCGCATTGCTGATTAGCCAGCTGGTACTGAAAAAACCGCTGATCCAGCGCATGCTGGGTAAAGAGCTGACGCTGCCGGACCACGTATGGAATAAACTCAACGTTAGCTGGGCGATATTCTTCCTGGTGTGCGGTCTGGCGAATATCTATGTCGCGTTCTGGTTACCGCAAAATATCTGGGTTAACTTTAAAGTCTTCGGTCTGACCGCGCTGACGCTGGTATTTACCCTGCTGAGCGGCGTATATATTTACCGCCATATGCCGGATGAAGAAAAAAAATAA
- a CDS encoding UPF0259 family protein, producing the protein MPITASTLYRDSFNFMRNQLGSILLLAVLTALITVILNQIFMPGSDQLSLLSAGSDDLLSNTGMSIQELVQSMSPDQQKVLLQVSAAATFSALIGNVLLVGGMLVLLQQVSGGMRTSAIRALGAAAPVMPRLFGLMLLCTLLVQLGLTLFVVPGIVLAVATCLSPVLCVNEKLGVFKSIKVSSKLAFANLRLVVPAIMFWLAAKMVLLLVVSRLSMMSPDVAAVILSALSNLVSALLLIYLFRLYTKLRV; encoded by the coding sequence ATGCCTATCACGGCCAGTACGTTGTACCGTGACAGTTTCAATTTTATGCGTAATCAGTTAGGTAGCATTTTGCTGCTGGCCGTCCTGACCGCATTAATTACCGTCATCTTGAACCAGATTTTTATGCCGGGCAGCGACCAGCTGAGCCTGCTCAGCGCCGGTAGCGACGATTTACTGAGTAACACCGGCATGAGTATTCAGGAGCTGGTACAGAGCATGTCGCCGGATCAGCAGAAAGTGCTGCTGCAGGTATCTGCGGCCGCGACGTTCTCTGCGCTGATCGGCAATGTTCTGCTGGTGGGCGGGATGTTAGTTCTGCTGCAACAAGTTTCCGGCGGGATGCGCACCAGCGCCATCCGCGCACTCGGTGCCGCCGCGCCTGTCATGCCGCGTCTGTTCGGCCTGATGCTTCTGTGCACCCTGCTGGTTCAGCTTGGCCTGACCCTGTTCGTGGTGCCGGGCATCGTGCTGGCAGTCGCGACATGCCTGTCGCCGGTGTTGTGCGTGAACGAGAAGCTCGGCGTTTTCAAATCCATCAAAGTCAGCAGCAAGCTGGCCTTCGCCAATCTGCGCCTCGTTGTCCCGGCCATCATGTTCTGGCTGGCGGCGAAAATGGTACTGTTGCTGGTGGTGAGCCGCTTGTCGATGATGTCTCCAGACGTCGCCGCGGTGATTTTAAGCGCGCTGAGTAACCTGGTTTCCGCATTATTGCTGATTTATCTGTTCCGTCTTTACACAAAATTACGCGTGTAA
- a CDS encoding YkgJ family cysteine cluster protein: MSEINNPCMTCGACCAYFRVSFYWAESQVAGGVVPQALTEQVTPFLSCMQGTNSKSSRCVALEGEVGKSVSCSIYLNRPSPCREFDQSGLDGIGNTACDRARAHYGLPPLEVHLAVLDLS; the protein is encoded by the coding sequence ATGAGCGAAATAAACAACCCTTGCATGACCTGTGGCGCATGCTGTGCGTATTTCCGGGTATCTTTTTATTGGGCCGAATCTCAGGTCGCTGGCGGCGTCGTTCCGCAGGCACTGACGGAGCAAGTCACTCCCTTTTTAAGCTGTATGCAAGGCACTAACAGCAAATCATCACGCTGTGTTGCTCTTGAAGGAGAAGTTGGGAAGTCCGTATCCTGCTCCATTTACCTCAACCGCCCTTCACCCTGCCGCGAATTCGATCAGTCCGGTCTGGATGGTATAGGCAATACCGCCTGCGACCGCGCTCGCGCACATTACGGACTGCCGCCGCTGGAGGTGCATTTAGCAGTTCTCGATCTCAGTTAA
- the ompW gene encoding outer membrane protein OmpW, with protein sequence MKAAYWALVAAAAFPAVASAHQAGDVIFRVGTATVRPTEGSDNVLGLGSFNINNNTQMGMTLGYMFTDNIGMELLAATPFQHKVGLQSTGTIAEVKQLPPSLMAQYYFGDKQDKLRPYLGVGINYTTFYDTNFNQTGRDAGLSDLSVKDSWGVATQAGLDYNLDDNWLINMSVWWIDIDTEVKFKAGGEQQNINTRIDPWVFMFGAGYRF encoded by the coding sequence ATGAAAGCAGCATATTGGGCATTGGTCGCGGCAGCGGCATTTCCGGCAGTCGCGAGTGCACATCAGGCAGGGGATGTGATTTTTCGCGTAGGGACCGCCACCGTCCGGCCAACCGAAGGGTCCGACAATGTTCTGGGACTGGGTTCGTTTAATATTAATAACAATACGCAGATGGGTATGACCCTCGGCTACATGTTCACCGATAACATCGGGATGGAGCTGCTGGCGGCCACGCCGTTCCAGCACAAAGTCGGTCTGCAAAGTACCGGGACTATCGCCGAAGTGAAACAGCTGCCGCCGTCATTAATGGCTCAGTACTACTTTGGGGATAAGCAAGACAAGCTGCGTCCGTACCTTGGCGTTGGTATCAACTACACTACGTTTTACGATACCAATTTCAACCAGACGGGCCGCGATGCCGGGTTGTCCGATCTGAGCGTGAAAGATTCCTGGGGCGTGGCTACGCAGGCGGGTCTTGATTACAACCTCGATGACAACTGGCTGATCAATATGTCGGTGTGGTGGATAGATATCGATACTGAAGTGAAATTCAAAGCCGGTGGCGAGCAGCAAAACATCAACACCCGGATCGATCCATGGGTCTTTATGTTTGGCGCCGGCTATCGTTTCTGA
- a CDS encoding BON domain-containing protein, whose product MKLFKTLSAFCMAAVVVMAVAACAPTKKSEGTGGYIDDTVVTTKVKSALLADKTIASREISVETFKGRVQLSGFVTSTADANRAVEVTRGVAGVRSIENDMRLK is encoded by the coding sequence ATGAAGCTATTCAAAACATTGTCCGCATTCTGCATGGCAGCCGTCGTGGTAATGGCCGTTGCCGCCTGTGCGCCAACAAAAAAATCAGAAGGAACCGGCGGTTATATCGATGACACCGTCGTGACCACCAAAGTGAAATCAGCCCTGCTGGCGGATAAAACCATCGCTTCACGCGAAATCAGCGTCGAAACCTTTAAAGGTCGCGTCCAGCTGAGTGGCTTTGTGACATCAACCGCCGATGCTAACCGTGCGGTAGAAGTAACACGCGGCGTGGCCGGTGTTCGCTCCATTGAGAACGACATGCGCCTCAAGTAA
- the trpA gene encoding tryptophan synthase subunit alpha, with product MERYQQLFKRLESKKEGAFVPFVTLGDPGVELSLSIIDTLIEAGADALELGIPFSDPLADGPVIQNANLRAFAAGVSPTQCFNMLARIREKHPDIPIGLLMYANLVFHNGIETFYQRCAEVGVDSVLVADVPFEESAPFRAAALRHGIAPIFICPPNASDDLLREISSHGRGYTYLLSRAGVTGTEKRALTPLNHLVDKLREYHAAPPLQGFGISEPSQVKETLSAGAAGAISGSATVRIIENNLHHPSEMLAQLSRFVSEMKAATRA from the coding sequence ATGGAACGTTATCAGCAATTATTTAAGCGCCTGGAAAGCAAGAAAGAAGGCGCGTTTGTTCCTTTCGTTACGTTGGGCGACCCGGGTGTTGAGCTGTCCCTGTCAATTATTGATACGCTGATCGAAGCCGGTGCTGACGCGCTTGAGCTGGGCATTCCGTTCTCTGATCCGCTGGCTGATGGCCCGGTCATTCAGAACGCTAACCTGCGCGCGTTTGCTGCCGGTGTTTCTCCTACGCAGTGCTTCAACATGCTGGCGCGCATTCGTGAAAAACACCCGGACATTCCTATTGGTTTACTGATGTACGCCAATCTGGTGTTCCACAACGGTATCGAAACGTTCTATCAGCGCTGCGCTGAAGTGGGCGTCGATTCTGTGCTGGTTGCCGATGTCCCTTTTGAAGAGTCCGCGCCATTCCGCGCTGCTGCATTGCGTCATGGCATTGCGCCCATCTTCATCTGTCCACCAAATGCTTCAGACGATTTGCTGCGTGAGATTTCCTCTCATGGCCGAGGCTACACGTACCTGCTCTCCCGCGCCGGGGTAACCGGTACAGAGAAGCGCGCGCTGACGCCACTGAATCATCTGGTCGATAAACTGCGTGAATACCACGCTGCGCCGCCGTTGCAGGGCTTCGGGATCTCCGAACCTTCGCAGGTGAAAGAAACCCTGTCGGCGGGGGCTGCCGGAGCAATTTCAGGTTCTGCCACCGTGCGCATTATCGAAAACAATCTCCATCATCCTTCTGAAATGCTGGCTCAGCTTTCCCGTTTCGTCAGTGAAATGAAAGCCGCCACCCGCGCGTAA
- the trpB gene encoding tryptophan synthase subunit beta, translating to MTLLNPYFGEFGGQYVPQILMPALAQLEEAFVSAQRDPEFQAEFIDLLKNYAGRPTALTLCKNLTAGTKTKLYLKREDLLHGGAHKTNQVLGQALLAKRMGKTEIIAETGAGQHGVASALACALLGLKCRIYMGAKDIERQSPNVFRMRLMGAEVIPVHSGSSTLKDACNEALRDWSGSYETAHYMLGTAAGPHPYPTIVREFQRMIGEETKVQMQEREGCLPDAVIACVGGGSNAIGMFADFIDDTSVKLIGVEPGGLGIETGQHGAPLKHGHVGIYFGMKAPMMQTSEGQIEESYSISAGLDFPSVGPQHAYLNSIGRAEYVSITDDEALEAFKELSRHEGIIPALESSHALAYALKMIKETPEKEQILVVNLSGRGDKDIFTVHDILTARGEI from the coding sequence ATGACTTTACTTAATCCCTACTTCGGCGAATTTGGCGGCCAGTACGTCCCGCAAATTCTGATGCCTGCGCTGGCACAGCTGGAAGAGGCTTTTGTCAGCGCCCAGCGCGACCCGGAGTTTCAGGCTGAATTCATTGACCTACTGAAAAACTACGCAGGCCGCCCGACGGCGCTGACGCTGTGCAAAAACCTGACCGCCGGCACCAAAACTAAACTGTACCTGAAACGTGAAGATCTGCTGCACGGTGGCGCGCATAAAACCAATCAGGTGCTCGGTCAGGCTTTACTGGCAAAACGCATGGGTAAAACCGAAATCATTGCCGAAACCGGTGCCGGTCAGCACGGCGTAGCCTCAGCCCTTGCCTGCGCCCTCCTCGGCCTGAAATGTCGCATCTATATGGGTGCAAAAGACATCGAGCGCCAGTCACCCAACGTATTCCGTATGCGTCTGATGGGTGCTGAAGTTATTCCGGTCCACAGCGGTTCTTCCACGCTCAAAGATGCCTGTAACGAGGCACTTCGCGACTGGTCTGGTAGCTATGAAACCGCTCACTACATGTTGGGCACAGCGGCAGGTCCGCATCCTTATCCGACTATCGTGCGTGAATTCCAGCGCATGATTGGCGAAGAAACCAAAGTGCAGATGCAGGAACGCGAAGGTTGTCTGCCGGATGCGGTGATTGCCTGCGTCGGTGGCGGTTCCAATGCAATCGGCATGTTTGCCGATTTCATCGACGACACCAGCGTCAAGTTGATCGGCGTTGAACCGGGCGGTCTGGGGATCGAAACCGGCCAACACGGCGCGCCGCTGAAACATGGTCACGTCGGCATTTACTTCGGTATGAAAGCACCGATGATGCAGACATCCGAAGGCCAGATCGAAGAATCTTATTCCATCTCAGCCGGTCTGGATTTCCCGTCGGTGGGCCCGCAGCACGCCTATCTCAACAGTATTGGCCGTGCGGAATATGTCTCGATTACCGATGACGAAGCGCTTGAAGCCTTTAAAGAACTATCTCGCCACGAAGGGATTATTCCGGCACTGGAATCTTCCCACGCGCTGGCCTATGCGCTGAAAATGATTAAGGAAACGCCGGAGAAAGAACAAATTCTGGTGGTGAACCTTTCTGGCCGCGGCGACAAAGATATTTTTACCGTACATGACATCCTGACTGCCCGGGGAGAAATTTAA
- the trpCF gene encoding bifunctional indole-3-glycerol-phosphate synthase TrpC/phosphoribosylanthranilate isomerase TrpF, with protein sequence MQQETVLHKIVRDKEIWVAARKEQQPLASFQNEITQSQRSFYHALQGARTAFILECKKASPSKGTIRDNFDPVEIASVYKDYASAISVLTDEKYFQGSFDFLPLVSKTVTQPVLCKDFIIDPYQIHLARFYQADAILLMLSVLNDEQYVQLAAVAHSLNMGVLTEASNEEELDRAVQLKAKVVGINNRDLRDLSIDLDRTRQLAPRVPHGVTVISESGINTYGQIRELSRFANGFLIGSALMSEDDLSSAVKRVLLGDNKVCGLTRAEDAKTAKEAGAIYGGLIFVEASPRFVTRVKAKEIQNGAPLKYVGVFRDQPVADVAETAHALKLTAVQLHGDEDQVYIDTLREALPSGAQIWKALSVKDTVPARDFNHVDRYVLDNGKGGTGHRFDWSTLEGQDLSNVLLAGGLGADNCVQAAQLGCAGLDFNSGVESEPGIKDAGKITAVFQTLRAY encoded by the coding sequence ATGCAGCAGGAAACCGTGCTCCACAAGATTGTCCGCGACAAAGAAATTTGGGTCGCGGCACGTAAAGAACAACAACCGCTGGCCAGCTTCCAAAACGAAATCACTCAGAGCCAGCGCAGTTTCTACCATGCCCTGCAAGGCGCCCGAACCGCCTTCATTCTGGAGTGCAAAAAAGCGTCTCCGTCGAAAGGCACGATCCGCGATAACTTTGATCCGGTAGAAATTGCCAGCGTTTACAAAGACTATGCGTCAGCCATCTCCGTTCTAACCGACGAGAAATATTTCCAGGGCAGTTTTGATTTTCTGCCGCTGGTCAGCAAGACGGTCACACAGCCGGTACTGTGCAAAGACTTCATCATCGACCCGTATCAGATCCATCTGGCCCGTTTTTATCAGGCCGATGCCATCTTGCTGATGCTGTCGGTGCTCAACGATGAACAATACGTTCAGCTGGCAGCCGTGGCGCACAGCCTGAATATGGGCGTGCTGACCGAAGCCAGTAATGAGGAAGAACTGGATCGGGCCGTGCAGCTGAAGGCCAAAGTGGTCGGCATCAATAACCGCGACCTGCGTGATTTGTCGATTGACTTAGACCGTACCCGCCAGCTCGCGCCGCGCGTCCCGCACGGAGTGACGGTGATCAGCGAATCAGGCATAAATACTTACGGCCAGATCCGTGAGCTCAGCCGCTTCGCTAATGGTTTCCTGATAGGCAGTGCGCTGATGTCCGAGGATGATTTGTCCAGCGCAGTGAAGCGCGTACTTCTGGGTGATAACAAAGTCTGCGGCCTGACCCGTGCAGAAGATGCTAAAACGGCTAAAGAGGCCGGTGCGATTTATGGCGGACTGATTTTTGTGGAAGCGTCTCCGCGCTTTGTGACACGGGTTAAGGCTAAAGAAATTCAGAATGGCGCACCGCTGAAATATGTCGGCGTGTTCCGTGACCAGCCAGTTGCAGACGTCGCAGAAACCGCGCACGCCCTGAAGCTGACTGCTGTACAGCTGCACGGTGATGAAGATCAGGTATATATCGACACGCTGCGCGAAGCCCTGCCATCGGGCGCGCAAATCTGGAAAGCGCTGAGCGTGAAAGACACTGTTCCGGCGCGTGACTTCAATCATGTGGATCGCTACGTGCTCGATAACGGCAAAGGCGGCACCGGTCATCGTTTCGACTGGAGCACGCTGGAAGGTCAGGATCTCAGTAACGTTCTGCTCGCCGGAGGTCTGGGTGCAGACAACTGCGTGCAGGCGGCACAACTCGGTTGCGCAGGGCTGGATTTCAACTCCGGTGTTGAAAGCGAACCGGGCATTAAAGATGCCGGTAAAATTACCGCCGTATTCCAGACATTGCGGGCGTACTAA
- the trpD gene encoding anthranilate phosphoribosyltransferase yields MPGILENLYRAQTMTQEESQQLFTAIVNGELEPAQLAAALISMKVRGEQPAEIAGAAKALLAHAEPFPRPDYQFADIVGTGGDGTNSINISTASAFVAAACGARVAKHGNRSVSSRSGSSDLLAAFGIRLDMPAEGSRAALDDLNVCFLFAPQYHTGFRHAMPVRKALKTRTLFNVLGPLINPARPPLALIGVYSPELVLPIAETLRALGYERAAVVHGGGMDEVAIHAPTQVAELKDGKITTYEVTPQDFGLDNYPIESLLGSEPEENRDILARLLQGKGDPAHEAAVAVNVAMLLRLFGQEDLKQNAQQALAAMRSGEPYQRVLALAARG; encoded by the coding sequence ATCCCCGGCATTCTCGAGAATCTGTATCGCGCCCAAACGATGACTCAGGAAGAAAGCCAGCAGTTATTTACCGCCATTGTGAATGGCGAACTGGAGCCCGCTCAGTTAGCCGCCGCCTTAATCAGTATGAAAGTGCGCGGCGAGCAACCGGCTGAAATTGCCGGTGCAGCCAAAGCGTTACTGGCCCACGCTGAGCCGTTTCCACGTCCGGATTATCAGTTCGCTGACATTGTCGGCACCGGCGGCGACGGCACCAACAGCATCAATATTTCTACCGCCAGCGCGTTTGTCGCGGCAGCCTGCGGAGCGCGTGTGGCGAAACACGGCAACCGCAGCGTCTCCAGCCGTTCGGGTTCTTCCGATTTGCTGGCAGCATTTGGTATTCGTCTGGATATGCCTGCGGAAGGATCCCGAGCAGCCCTTGACGATTTGAACGTCTGTTTTCTGTTCGCACCGCAGTATCACACCGGTTTTCGCCACGCGATGCCAGTGCGTAAGGCGCTAAAAACCCGCACGTTATTTAACGTGCTTGGTCCGCTGATCAACCCGGCACGTCCGCCACTGGCGCTGATCGGCGTTTACAGCCCGGAACTGGTGCTGCCGATTGCGGAAACCTTACGGGCGCTGGGTTATGAGCGTGCGGCAGTGGTTCACGGCGGCGGAATGGACGAAGTGGCGATCCACGCGCCAACGCAGGTGGCCGAACTGAAAGACGGCAAAATCACCACTTATGAAGTGACGCCGCAGGATTTCGGACTGGACAATTACCCCATCGAATCACTGCTGGGCAGCGAACCGGAAGAAAACCGTGACATTCTGGCACGCTTATTACAAGGTAAAGGTGATCCGGCCCATGAAGCCGCGGTAGCCGTCAATGTGGCGATGTTACTGCGCCTTTTCGGTCAGGAAGATTTAAAACAAAACGCACAACAGGCATTGGCCGCCATGCGCAGCGGTGAACCCTACCAGCGCGTGTTGGCATTGGCAGCAAGAGGATAA
- a CDS encoding anthranilate synthase component II, with protein MADILLIDNVDSFTYNLVDQLRASGHNVVIYRNQIPADVIIDKLSQLEKPVLLLSPGPGTPSDAGCMPELLKRLRGQLPIIGICLGHQAIVETYGGFVGQAGEILHGKASSITHDNEGMFAGMNNPLPVARYHSLVGSQIPDGLTVNARFGDMVMAVRHDKDRVCGFQFHPESILTSQGARLLEQTLAWALA; from the coding sequence ATGGCCGACATTTTACTCATCGACAACGTCGACTCCTTTACATACAACCTCGTCGATCAGCTGCGCGCCAGCGGTCATAACGTGGTGATTTACCGCAATCAGATCCCGGCTGATGTCATTATCGATAAGCTCAGCCAGTTGGAAAAACCGGTGCTACTGCTCTCACCGGGACCGGGCACGCCGTCAGATGCAGGCTGCATGCCGGAGCTGCTAAAACGTTTGCGCGGCCAGTTACCGATTATCGGCATCTGTCTGGGTCATCAGGCGATAGTCGAAACCTATGGCGGGTTCGTTGGCCAGGCGGGGGAAATTCTGCACGGGAAAGCGTCTTCTATTACCCATGACAATGAAGGCATGTTTGCCGGAATGAACAACCCATTGCCGGTAGCGCGTTATCACTCGCTGGTCGGCAGCCAGATCCCGGACGGGCTGACGGTCAACGCCCGCTTCGGCGACATGGTGATGGCAGTGCGTCATGACAAAGATCGCGTCTGCGGCTTCCAGTTCCATCCGGAATCCATTTTAACCTCACAAGGTGCGCGTCTGCTTGAACAGACACTGGCCTGGGCTTTGGCGTAA